From a region of the Castanea sativa cultivar Marrone di Chiusa Pesio chromosome 10, ASM4071231v1 genome:
- the LOC142611629 gene encoding putative indole-3-pyruvate monooxygenase YUCCA10, with amino-acid sequence MEEQVTIIVGSGPSGLATAACLSQQSIPYIILEREDCIASIWKIYSYDRLHLHLAKQFCELPHMSFPVSYPTFVPKKIFIQYLDDYVSYFNISPMFQRTMESAEYNEVSKRWIVKARNASSGEVEKYCAKFLVVATGETTNPYTPEVEGLNTFPGEVLHSTQYKSGKEFKNKNVLVVGSGNSGVEIALDLANHDAKTSIVFRSPAHFLSREMVYLGLTMLKYFPVSLVDFLMLMLSKLVYGDLTKYGITRPTEGPFFMKVKYGKYPVVDVGT; translated from the exons ATGGAGGAACAAGTAACAATAATAGTTGGATCAGGCCCTTCTGGGCTTGCCACAGCTGCTTGCCTAAGCCAGCAATCAATCCCTTACATAATTCTTGAGAGAGAAGACTGTATTGCCTCTATATGGAAGATATATTCCTATGATCGTCTTCACCTCCACCTTGCAAAGCAATTTTGTGAACTCCCTCACATGTCATTCCCTGTCTCTTATCCCACCTTTGTGCCCAAAAAGATTTTCATACAGTACTTAGATGACTATGTCTCGTATTTCAACATTAGTCCTATGTTCCAAAGAACCATGGAGTCTGCTGAGTACAATGAAGTTTCCAAGAGATGGATTGTTAAGGCTAGGAATGCAAGTTCAGGTGAGGTTGAGAAATATTGTGCAAAGTTTTTAGTGGTGGCCACTGGGGAAACAACCAACCCTTATACCCCAGAGGTTGAAGGATTAAACACTTTCCCTGGTGAGGTTCTTCATTCTACTCAGTATAAGTCAGGGAAGGAGTTCAAAAACAAGAATGTTTTGGTTGTTGGGTCTGGGAATTCTGGCGTGGAAATTGCTCTAGACCTTGCAAATCATGATGCCAAAACTTCCATTGTCTTTCGAAGCCCA GCTCATTTTCTCTCAAGGGAGATGGTGTACTTGGGCTTAACCATGTTGAAGTATTTTCCTGTTAGCTTGGTGGATTTCTTGATGCTCATGCTTAGCAAACTGGTTTATGGGGACCTGACCAAGTATGGGATAACAAGGCCAACAGAGGGTCCTTTTTTTATGAAGGTCAAGTATGGCAAGTATCCGGTTGTTGATGTCGGTACATAA